In one Chelmon rostratus isolate fCheRos1 chromosome 7, fCheRos1.pri, whole genome shotgun sequence genomic region, the following are encoded:
- the il12a gene encoding interleukin-12 subunit alpha codes for MAAFNFYFASCVLLLTLSWRTSSGVPVRTLDTEKCESCSLLFKSLLKNIRELLDNDVLCFGIASDKVVLGSRAETVAACTPTLTQNSGCMMQRNSPFSESECLRNIMEDVAHYAAAFQSYLNSTLRSPEEEVALLSPTLGIIQSLRKNCSLMPNAENDSAEKDAAQMWGTNTFSNRQEMCKMLRGFYVRTITINRAMGYISSGDHRK; via the exons ATGGCGGCCTTTAATTTCT ACTTCGCCAGCTGCGTGCTGCTGCTGACCCTGAGCTGGCGCACATCCAGCGGAGTCCCGGTGCGCACTTTGGACACGGAGAAGTGCGAAAGCTGCTCGCTGCTCTTCAAAAGCCTCCTGAAGAACATCAGGGAGCTCCTCGACAAC gatGTCTTGTGTTTTGGCATCGCCTCTGATAAAGTGGTGTTGGGGAGCAGAGCTGAGACGGTGGCGGCCTGCACACCCACCCTGACTCAG AACTCAGGCTGCATGATGCAAAGAAATTCACCCTTCAGTGAG AGTGAATGTCTGAGGAACATCATGGAGGACGTGGCCCACTacgctgctgcttttcagtctTACCTCAACTCCACCCTGAGAAGTCCTGAGGAAGAGGTTGCACTTCTGAGCCCAACTCTGGGAATAATCCAGAGCCTGAGGAAG AACTGCTCCCTGATGCCAAATGCAGAGAATGACTCTGCAGAG AAGGACGCTGCCCAGATGTGGGGAACCAACACCTTCAGCAACAGGCAGGAGATGTGTAAGATGTTGAGGGGCTTCTACGTCCGCACCATCACCATCAACCGAGCCATGGGCTACATCTCCTCAGGAGACCACAGGAAGTAA
- the schip1 gene encoding schwannomin-interacting protein 1 isoform X4, which yields MVHQENCSYQAQKNERESIRQKLALGSFFDDGPGIYTSCSKSGKPSLSSRLQSGMNLQICFVNDSGSDKDSDADDSKTETSLDTPLSPMSKQSSSYSDRDTTEDDSESLEDMDFLSRQKKLQAEAKLALAMAKPMAKMQVEVEKQNRKKSPVADLLPHMPHISECLMKRSLKPTDLRDMTLGQLQVIVNDLHSQIESLNEELVQLLLIRDELHMEQDAMLVDIEDLTRHAESQQKHLAERTLSK from the exons ATGGTCCACCAGGAAAACTGTTCTTACCAG GCCCAAAAGAATGAGAGGGAGTCTATCAGGCAGAAGTTGGCCCTGGGCAGTTTCTTTGACGATGGGCCAGGCATCTACACGAGCTGCAGCAAGAGTGGCAAACCCAGCCTGTCCTCACG GCTGCAGAGTGGAATGAACCTACAGATCTGTTTTGTCAATGACAGCGGCAGCGACAAGGACAGTGATGCAGATGACAGCAAGACGGAGACCAGTCTGGACACACCTCTGTCCCCCATG TCCAAGCAGAGTTCGTCCTACTCGGACAGGGACACCACAGAGGACGACTCGGAGTCCCTGGAGGACATGGACTTCCTGAGTCGACAGAAGAAGCTGCAGGCAGAGGCGAAGCTGGCCCTGGCTATGGCCAAACCCATGGCCAAgatgcaggtggaggtggagaaacAGAATCGCAAGAAGTCACCGGTGGCCGACCTG ctTCCACACATGCCTCATATCAGTGAGTGTCTAATGAAAAGAAGCCTGAAGCCCACCGACCTGAGAGATATGACTCTGGGACAGCTCCAGGTTATAGTCAATGACCTGCACTCCCAGATTGAAA GTCTGAATGAGGAGCTTGTACAGTTGCTGCTGATTCGGGATGAACTACACATGGAGCAGGATGCCATGCTGGTCGACATAGAGGACCTCACCAG GCATGCTGAGAGCCAGCAGAAACATTTGGCTGAGAGGACCCTATCCAAATAA
- the schip1 gene encoding schwannomin-interacting protein 1 isoform X3: protein MREALDNMDGCGGVDDVTRQTSSLYLSDDYKEAQKNERESIRQKLALGSFFDDGPGIYTSCSKSGKPSLSSRLQSGMNLQICFVNDSGSDKDSDADDSKTETSLDTPLSPMSKQSSSYSDRDTTEDDSESLEDMDFLSRQKKLQAEAKLALAMAKPMAKMQVEVEKQNRKKSPVADLLPHMPHISECLMKRSLKPTDLRDMTLGQLQVIVNDLHSQIESLNEELVQLLLIRDELHMEQDAMLVDIEDLTRHAESQQKHLAERTLSK from the exons atgagggaggcGCTGGATAATATGGATGGATGTGGTGGAGTGGATGATGTCACCAGGCAGACATCCAGCCTCTACCTCAGTGATGACTACAAAGAG GCCCAAAAGAATGAGAGGGAGTCTATCAGGCAGAAGTTGGCCCTGGGCAGTTTCTTTGACGATGGGCCAGGCATCTACACGAGCTGCAGCAAGAGTGGCAAACCCAGCCTGTCCTCACG GCTGCAGAGTGGAATGAACCTACAGATCTGTTTTGTCAATGACAGCGGCAGCGACAAGGACAGTGATGCAGATGACAGCAAGACGGAGACCAGTCTGGACACACCTCTGTCCCCCATG TCCAAGCAGAGTTCGTCCTACTCGGACAGGGACACCACAGAGGACGACTCGGAGTCCCTGGAGGACATGGACTTCCTGAGTCGACAGAAGAAGCTGCAGGCAGAGGCGAAGCTGGCCCTGGCTATGGCCAAACCCATGGCCAAgatgcaggtggaggtggagaaacAGAATCGCAAGAAGTCACCGGTGGCCGACCTG ctTCCACACATGCCTCATATCAGTGAGTGTCTAATGAAAAGAAGCCTGAAGCCCACCGACCTGAGAGATATGACTCTGGGACAGCTCCAGGTTATAGTCAATGACCTGCACTCCCAGATTGAAA GTCTGAATGAGGAGCTTGTACAGTTGCTGCTGATTCGGGATGAACTACACATGGAGCAGGATGCCATGCTGGTCGACATAGAGGACCTCACCAG GCATGCTGAGAGCCAGCAGAAACATTTGGCTGAGAGGACCCTATCCAAATAA